The nucleotide window GCAAGCGCATTTCGTACGGGTGGCCATTCAACCGCAGGTCGGTTCTCGGAGTGTTCAACAGCGTGAGCTCTGTAAGTAGACTCGCCGGTTTTAGCATCAGAGACAAGCCACAAAATGGCCCCGCCTTCTTCATGATCGAATTTGTGAATGCCGTGACCGGCTCGAAAAGTCACCGATCGCGAGTAGGTCAAGGGGAGCGGCGGATTTTGAATTTGCAACCACAAATGcaaattgtgaatcgtgaatgatgtCGTGTGAGGGAGTGGAGAAGAGGCATCAGATCAGTCAAAAGTGTGGTTTCTTCTTTGATCTCACGACATCAGCGCGAGAGCACAGACGCTAACCCGATTAACGTTGGAAGAAGAAACACGAGGAAAATACTCAACACTTTAGCGTTACCTAGTCAACGTGTCACGTTGCAGCCTGCGTCCTGTTGAGCCGGAGTGCGGACCTCACTCTGTCAGAAAACAATCCCACCTCCATCCTTAGCGACCATAACATCGTTTTTCTTACCATCCACTTTTCCCTTCAATATCGATTCGAAATGCCTCGCGGATACGGTATCGCCGACTCCAAGAATTGGACCGACTTCAAGGTCTACGATTTCGACCTCAAGAAGGAGACtgacgacgatgtcgaCATTGCTATCACCCACTGTGGTGTCTGCGGTTCGGATGTCCATACCATCTCCGGTGGTTGGGGCCCTCTGAAGCACGACTTCTGCATTCCTGGTCATGAGATCATTGGCATCGCCACCAAGGTCGGCAAGAACGTCAAGGACATCAAGGTTGGCGACCGAGTCGGCGTCGGTGCCCAGGTCGATTCTTGTGGTGAATGCGTACCTTGccaagatgaagaagagcagTACTGTCGCGGAAATGGCACCAAGAAACTAGTAGATACGTACAACGATACGTACAGTGAATGCGGCACAAAGGCTATGGGTGGCTATTCGACCCACATCAGGACTCAGCAGCAGTTTGTCTTCCCGATTCCtgacaagatcaagtcCGAGCATGCTGCTCCTATGCTTTGCGGTGGTCTTACGCTCTTCTCACCTCTGATCCGCAACGGCGCTGGCCCAGGAAAACGGGTTGGAATCGTTGGAATCGGCGGCCTTGGTCACTTTGGTGTCATGTTTGCCCACGCTCTCGGTGCCGAAGTGGTTGCCATCTCGCACTCTCCTCGCAAGCGcgaggatgcgctcaagatgGGTGCCAAAGAGTTCGTCTCCACCGGCGAGAACCCCAACTGGGCCGAGGAGTACAAGAACAAGCCTTTCGACTTGATCATCAACACTGCCTCCTCCAACGCCGTTGACCTCCGCACGATCCTTACCACGCTCAAGGTACACGGCCGTCTCATTTGCGTCGGAATGCCCGAAGATGTCTTCAAGGTTCGCATCCAGGACTTTGCCGGTAATGGTTGCCTGATGGGCTCCTCCCATATCGGAAGCAAGAAGGAGGCTCTtcagatgctcgagctcgctgcTGAGAAGGATATCCAGCCTTGGGTCGAGATTCTCCCTATGAAGGACTGCAGCAAGGCCGTCAAGAGGGTGGCAGACAACGACATCCGCTACCGAttcgtgctcgagcaggatcTCGAGAAGCACTAAGCAACGTAGCCTGGTAAGACTGCTACCACTTAGACACTGTACAAGCCAATTTCTGGAAACCACGTCtcgacaatcgtgaatcggagAACAAAACAAAGACTCTGTCGAaatctgaatcgtggagcgtgtgaatcgtggatcgttAACGTTATACTAATCATGACTGCATACATGTGGTTGAATTCGAAACGGTCTTTAATTAAGGAAGCGACTAGAAATACATAGCAAAGCAAGTGTGAAGGCTACATTTCCAGATCTGCCATCGCGTCTTGCTCCATCTTGTCCTTCGACTGTCTCTGTGCGCGTTGCAGCCCTTTATCCCACTGGAGCCTTTTGCCTACAAACATCGCCACCCAACTCAACACTAACAGCACGGGCACCTCAACCAGGGGTCCAATTGTTGCTGCCAATGCCTGGTCCGATCCCACCCCAAAGACGGCCACACAGACGGCGATCGCCAATTCGAAATTATTGCTGCCCGCCGTGAATGCCTGTACCACTGCCATCTGATAACCCCATTCCGTCTTACCGTATCGAACGGACAACCACCAGATGAGTGCAAAGCTTCCCGTCCACATCAAAGCGAAATAGAGCACCAGGGGTACAAAAGTGCGGAAGACGGGTCCGAGGTTGTCCAGAATGTGCTGCGCTTGTTCTGCAAAGATGATGATAATGGTGTAGAGGAGGGCAATCAGCGAGAGGGGGCCAAAAAAGGGGAGGAATCGTTGATGGAAAAAGTGGCGCCCGAACAGTGTGAGTACCAAGAAGCGGGTCAGCACACCGGCTGCAAGTGGGATGCCAAGGTAGATGGCGACAGCAATCGCGACGTCTGAATAATCTAGTGAGAAAGCAACGTCGTTGGAGATAACGTTGACAAACAGAACCGCGAGCGGAGCGTAGAGGACGATCTGAAGGACAGAGTTGACAATGACAATGATAGCGCAAGTGTTGCTGTCACCGCGAGCGATTTTGTTCCAAATCATCACCATTGCAATGCACCTAGCTAAACCGACCATGATCACTCCGACCCTGTAATCATCCAAGTCTGGCAATGTGGCCCATGCCAATCCAAGCATCAGGAATGGACCTAGAACCCAGTTGAGCACCAACGACATGGCGAGTTGGTACCATAATCGCTTTGTGGAAAACATCTGCGGAAGCCTTTCGTACTGAACTTTGGTCAAGATGGGCCACATCATGACGATCAAGCCTACCACCAAGGGAGCAGATACATCGCGAAACCCTCCCTTGGAGAGATTTTCGGCTGCGTTTGGGGCGAATTCACCAATTACGACGCCGAGGATCAtagcgacgatgatgaagagTGATAGGAGTCGGTCGAGCCATCCGAGAGAGAGGAGAATACTTTTTGCTGCTCCGGTCGAGTCGCGGGCGTCTTGCAAGGTGGAGCGGAGCTTAGGCACTCCTCCGTGCATGTCGAGGATCAGACCATCTTCGTTGGCTGGAGACATATCGATGGAGGGGGTGTCAATTACTGTGCTCGGTGCGCCGTGTTGTGAAGCAAAGCTCGGCGTTGATTCTGCACTCTGAAACGTGCATGTTGGTTGTGTGGGTGGCGGAGGTTGGTCCATCGCTGAGCTTGCCATCTTTGCTTGCCGTTTTGAAAATCTGCTTTGCTCAGCCAGTATGTGCCAGGGTCAAAGCTGATATGAAGCGTGCTTGATGATTGACCAAGCGGGTGTGTATGCCGGATCAGCAGACGGTTTTGTCGACAGGGCAAAGGTCAAATTGGATGCGCCTCCGATCTCAGAGACTCACCACAATCTTGCTGAGTTTATATGGAATTCTACCTCGTTCATGACCGTGAACACTGTAACACCCCGTGCGAACAAGAAGGATCATGGCCAGGCAAGATGGCGCTGCATAATCTTGAAACTCAAGGCAAATTGAGGAGAGAGCCGAATATCAAATTCCGGAGGCTTCTGCagccacagtcacgaaGCAACCCAACATGGAAGCGCCACACAACAgcttcaatcacgaatcacgaatctgtcACACTAAAAACAGCGCGAAAGTTGAATTTCAAATTCCTGCGTTTGACGTGGCTCCACTGATCCACGTTGCACATCCAAACTCTCATGTCTCCGAATTTCGCATGCTCAGTTGAACGATGTTGAAGCTTCTCGCCTCTTGGCTCTTGGCTCGGCTCGACCGCTCTCTCTGAATCTCAAACATCAAGACAGCTCCCCGATGGCTGAGCAAAGCTCCAAAAAGCTTCATGTTGAGATTAGTGTTTCAGAATGATTTTGAAATATAGAGCAAGATTCGACCCTCTGTCGAACACTCGTCTAAAACAAAAGCATTGGCGACAGACAAATAAGGAGTGCGTCGAGGTGGGgtatattcgtgattggtaCAACTCGATAGCTGGGACTTAAGGAATACCTCAATCGTCCCTGGCCCGGACATGGATCGTATAAGGGTTCTTGATGGGTAGCGTCAACGAATCGTCATATGTCGGCTCGTCCTCCTTCAACGCTTTGTGATCGTAGACCACATCAAAGTTGCCCAAAATTTCTGCCACCACTGCACATCCTTCGTACGTCGCCAGCGTCTGACCAAGGCACAGCCTCGGGCCTGCGTTGAAAGCGTGGAATAGATACTGCGAGTACGTTTTGATGCCGATCGAACCGTCCTTTCGCTCTTCGATGAATCGTTCTGGTTTGAATTGTTCGCAGTCTTCGCCCCACAGTTCGGGCATTCGCGCCATGGTGTGATCCTGCCATGTGACTGTCTCGCCCTtcttgatgacgaggtcgGGCAGCTTCTGTGTGGTGGGGACAGCGTTGGGGGCGACGTCGGCGTCCGAGCAGGGTTGTGCGTAGGGTCGGATCACGTCGTCCTTGACGGCCAATTTGATGTTCTTGGGTACCGACGGGTGCAAGCGCAGCGCCTCGAGGAAGCATGCTTGAACGTAGACAAGCGAAGATAGGTCATCGTACGCCATGCTTTGGAACGAAGAGCCGGAGCCGAGCTTTTCATGAATCTCTTGGCGTGCCTTTTCGATGCATTCAGGGTGCTTGGAAAGCTCGTAGAACAGCCATCCGAGCGCCTGGGCTGTCGTGTCGCGACCAGCAATCAAAAAGTTGAGCACGACAGGGAGCAATTCGTCACGAGTCAAGTTCTGTTCCATAaacagcgcaagcaggTCCTTGTCGCCCTTGCCGGATGCAGCTTGAGCCTCgcctcgagcacgagctgcTAGTCGAAGGTCAATAATCTCGTAGCAAAAGCTGTGCAGCTCCTTGATCGTCCTTCTCATCTTCCTACCTTGAGGCGAGAAGAGCTCGGTGAATCTCGCCAAAGGGTCCACGAAGCGTTCGTCCATGACACGCTGAGCATAGTCAAAGTTGGCTGCAAACTCGACTACTTTGCTCAAATCGCCAACATTGGACGGCAGACACTTGATGTCGGCGCTAAAAGCCATGAGTGAAAACGAACTGAGGGTGAATCGGAAGAATAGATCGGGCAGATTGAGCTCGGTGTTTTTGCTGCTAGCGTCCCGGAAGAGTTTGTTGAGAATGGCAAGATCGCGATGGATGGTGTTCTGGACGTGAGTTCGAAAGTTGCCAACGCTAAAGATATGAGAGGCCATCTTGCGTTGTTTCCTCCAGATCTCTCCGTCGGCGACAAAGATGCCATGGAGGCTCATCACGTCTCCCATCGATTTTTGGAAGAAGGAACCCTTGATATAGTTCTCGAAATTGGTCTTTTGCACCCATCGGATGTATTCAGGGCGGTTGATGGAAGTGACTCGGCCGCCGAGATAAGGGAAAGTTGCAGCCCAGGGCATACCGCCAGCGCCAATGCTCTTTTGCATGCGGAGGAACTCATCGAGGAAACGACGACGCTTAGCGGCAATGTCGAGGAGAAAAAGGAGGTTACCAATGAGGGGAAGCGCACCAGGAACTTCTTTGATGCCTTTGCGATGCGATACGAAAATGTAACGATCTGGAGCGATAAGGCAGAGCAAACCGAGAATGAGTACGGAGGCGATGGCTACGTGTGTCGGTGTGAGATGCTCGAATGAGCTGTGCACTGTCGGAAGGAGGATGGACATTGTCGTTGTGGTGCAAATGGTGATATGTGCGCGATGAGGGCGACAAATGTTTTGGAGGGATGCATGCGAAAGGAGATGAACCTGCCTCAACGCTCGCAACTCCTCTATAAGTACTTTGTAGCCACCAAGATGATCG belongs to Mycosarcoma maydis chromosome 3, whole genome shotgun sequence and includes:
- a CDS encoding uncharacterized protein (related to alcohol dehydrogenase), whose amino-acid sequence is MPRGYGIADSKNWTDFKVYDFDLKKETDDDVDIAITHCGVCGSDVHTISGGWGPLKHDFCIPGHEIIGIATKVGKNVKDIKVGDRVGVGAQVDSCGECVPCQDEEEQYCRGNGTKKLVDTYNDTYSECGTKAMGGYSTHIRTQQQFVFPIPDKIKSEHAAPMLCGGLTLFSPLIRNGAGPGKRVGIVGIGGLGHFGVMFAHALGAEVVAISHSPRKREDALKMGAKEFVSTGENPNWAEEYKNKPFDLIINTASSNAVDLRTILTTLKVHGRLICVGMPEDVFKVRIQDFAGNGCLMGSSHIGSKKEALQMLELAAEKDIQPWVEILPMKDCSKAVKRVADNDIRYRFVLEQDLEKH
- a CDS encoding uncharacterized protein (related to arsenite transporter ARR3); this translates as MASSAMDQPPPPTQPTCTFQSAESTPSFASQHGAPSTVIDTPSIDMSPANEDGLILDMHGGVPKLRSTLQDARDSTGAAKSILLSLGWLDRLLSLFIIVAMILGVVIGEFAPNAAENLSKGGFRDVSAPLVVGLIVMMWPILTKVQYERLPQMFSTKRLWYQLAMSLVLNWVLGPFLMLGLAWATLPDLDDYRVGVIMVGLARCIAMVMIWNKIARGDSNTCAIIVIVNSVLQIVLYAPLAVLFVNVISNDVAFSLDYSDVAIAVAIYLGIPLAAGVLTRFLVLTLFGRHFFHQRFLPFFGPLSLIALLYTIIIIFAEQAQHILDNLGPVFRTFVPLVLYFALMWTGSFALIWWLSVRYGKTEWGYQMAVVQAFTAGSNNFELAIAVCVAVFGVGSDQALAATIGPLVEVPVLLVLSWVAMFVGKRLQWDKGLQRAQRQSKDKMEQDAMADLEM
- a CDS encoding uncharacterized protein (related to Cytochrome P450), yielding MSILLPTVHSSFEHLTPTHVAIASVLILGLLCLIAPDRYIFVSHRKGIKEVPGALPLIGNLLFLLDIAAKRRRFLDEFLRMQKSIGAGGMPWAATFPYLGGRVTSINRPEYIRWVQKTNFENYIKGSFFQKSMGDVMSLHGIFVADGEIWRKQRKMASHIFSVGNFRTHVQNTIHRDLAILNKLFRDASSKNTELNLPDLFFRFTLSSFSLMAFSADIKCLPSNVGDLSKVVEFAANFDYAQRVMDERFVDPLARFTELFSPQGRKMRRTIKELHSFCYEIIDLRLAARARGEAQAASGKGDKDLLALFMEQNLTRDELLPVVLNFLIAGRDTTAQALGWLFYELSKHPECIEKARQEIHEKLGSGSSFQSMAYDDLSSLVYVQACFLEALRLHPSVPKNIKLAVKDDVIRPYAQPCSDADVAPNAVPTTQKLPDLVIKKGETVTWQDHTMARMPELWGEDCEQFKPERFIEERKDGSIGIKTYSQYLFHAFNAGPRLCLGQTLATYEGCAVVAEILGNFDVVYDHKALKEDEPTYDDSLTLPIKNPYTIHVRARDD